A region of the Drosophila subobscura isolate 14011-0131.10 chromosome J, UCBerk_Dsub_1.0, whole genome shotgun sequence genome:
AATTAATCAACGTGAAGTGAATCATTTGCCAGTGTGTTGGGTGTTTTATTTGAGGAgttgtttcatttaattggGAGACCATGCTGGAGAAGTTACCTTTGAGTTGAGCACCTCCTCAGGCTGTAAGCAAATTGCctttaatttcatatttagTGGGTTCTATAAGCCAAGAAATTACTGCTGGCTCACTTTCCGAGCCATGCATTTCGAgcttaattataattaatgagGGGTCCGGGCAATTGTTGTTGAGTTATAcctgtggcatgtggctgctggcttgtGGCGATGGCCATTAAACCTGCCCAAACATGCCCACAAAACCCGTTGACAATCCAAGCAACTGTTAACGGCACCCCAACCAAAAGTGAGGGATTGTATTTCATACATTTAAGTTGCTGTAAAAATCCAAtgattgtatttttgttggctaAATATTTGGTGTGCTAAAATCATATTGTTTCCATTGCTGGTCAGGGTCTGCTCTTGCGCGCACAGGCCGCTCTGTGATCAGCGGCAAATGATGGGCCCCCAGTGGCCGATCGTTCGTTCAACGACACTGCTAATTGCTCTCTGGCTAATTGCCTACAGGGGTTGTCTTTcagccttttggcttttgccgcTTGGTTCGTGCACAAAGCCCGGAGGCTATGAAAAGTCGCTCCAGAAAGTGCCAATCAGTGGGTACGGGTaggggtacgggtacgggtgcTGCTCCGTTATTCCATTTGACAGCTCACCTTGTCCCGTTTGACCTTTTTGCTATGACCCCCCCGGAAGGCAATTAAAAGACACTTTAGGCGCCATCACAAACACGCTCTCTCGGCGGTTtccacacactcaaacacacacatggctgGTCTTTTCCCGCCTCTAGTTCGTTGCCCAAGTCTTTGGTTTTTCGCCGAAAGATTGTGCCCTCGGGGGCTAATAGTTTGTTGTATAGTTAGGGCAGAGTCTGTTGCTCATGGGACAGAGTGTAAAAAGAGTTAAGAGATTTTTATGTGCAGCTATTTCAGCTCAAGATCTGAGACTTTAAGGCGGGAATTTCACTATGTTTAAGTGTTCTTTGCTCTGCCCAAATTCTAGTAGACGCCAACGAACTCCACAAGTCAAAATGTACATCGAAAATCGAGGATAAAGCTAACACAATTCTCCTCCAGTCTACACACATTAAAAGGTTTTCTTGGAGTCTCCTTTCCCTGGTTAAATATTCCTTTTATAGTCACAAATTCTTCACTCTGTGGCACTCTTCGCTTTTGGGTTTAATTACtggttgtttttatttattaatagtTATGTACAACATTTAACGGGGCACGTCTTAAGCTTAACTCttgtttcgtgtgtgtgtgtgtattatttatttcacttttatttttgtattctgCACTGGCACCGCACCGCGCTGCTCAGCTCAGCTGGTCTGTAACAAGttttgcagctcctgctgctgcttcttggccagcttctccttctgctgctccaactcgaggtgcagctgctggagtcgCTTCTGCTTGTTGAGCTTCTTCAGGTGGGCGCTCTTCTCGTGTGCCACCTTGTAATTGGCAATTGTTGTGGGCTGTATTGTCGATGTCGAGCTGgggtctgtgtctgcctctgaTGGGGCAGCTGTTGGGCTGGGACTGGAAGCTACTGGAGCTGCCGTTGTGGTACTGGTAGATGTGGTCGTTGTGGTGGATGTTGTGGATGTCGTTGAGGAACTGGCAGGCAGAGCCTGCTTCTGCTGGGCCCGTGCTGCCTCCtcttcgagctgctgctcgagctgcACCTGCCACTCCAAGGCCTTCTCCTccactggcagctgctgcaactgcaacgagaTGATGTATGCGATTatgacatggacatggacatggacatgatTGCAAATGATTGCAGATGAAAAGGAACAGTGAGTGGGATGTGTACGAGTGGcagaaaaacatttacaaaagCAATTTTTCTCATGGGAGTTCTGTGTTTTCGTTTGTCTGTGAGGCTTGGCTTTAATTTCTTGTACAATTTCTATATAGATCTAAATGCATATCAGGTAGGTGTACGTAAATATCaggtaggtaggtaggtagTTATATATCAGTAGCGCAGATACCGCTTGCGGCTCTCGTATTGCCTTACATAGTTCCAGGGATACGACGCATGTTTGCCAGCCTTCTCGTAGGCCTTGTACTTCTTGGTCTTTGCGTTGTACTTGCCCTGCAGCTTGTCGGGCAGCACGATGGCCGTATACTTGATGCCCACGCCGGGCACATATTGTGCCGCCAAGCCCGGCACCGATGTGACTCCGGCACTGTACACGGAGCTGGCCAGCTGTCCATAGTTGATGGAGTTGACCCTGGGCGGCTGACTGTTGTAGCTGGGCGGGGCATAGGGTCCGGCGGGTATGGCCCAGGTGCGCGGACGggatggcggcggcagcacgtACCTGTCGAAGAGTGAAAGGCAAACGGGTCAAAAGGTGaacttcctctctctcctcgaTCTTGTCTACACTTACACAtagggattgggattgggtatGTCATTGCTTTGATCCTCCCAGACAGGCGCCGGCTCGCGGTACGGCTtctgcggcggctgtggcgTCGTtcgtggcggcggcggcgctaTCGGGCCCGTGTTTGTGCCCCAGTCCACCCGTATGGCCTGCGTCCCGAGGCCCAAACTGGCGACTGTGACTAGCAGCAGGCATGGAGTGAGCtgcaaataaaaccaaaaacaagcagcaaataTTCAGAGGAGCATCATCTTCAGCGTGTTTGACAAATTGTTACATGGCTGCGAACAAATGGCCTTCAAAGGCGACAGCCAGGCCGCCCCCAATTTATCTCAATTTGCGAGTATCGAAAACTCGCTTCACCTTatcaaaaaatacaaaaaccaaatcgaaaATCGCATCGAATATCGCATCGAATAAccaaattgttattaattaaaaaagctTTATATAGTCGCATGGCAAATTGTGCGACAGCCTTCTGGACTTGAACTCGATTCGAAGTTGAATCTCGTGTGTAATAATGACAATTACATCAAGTAAATCCCCCCCAAACACCCCCTCTCCACGCCCTGCAAACAATGTCAAGTGTTAaatttgttgcagctgtttGTTTGCGCATAGAGAGCCTCATTGTTtggctgttttgttgtttgttaagTGCTGAAATGTTCCGAGAAATTGTTACTCCATTGCCAGCTTGCACTTTGGCCGCCTATGAATtataatgaatttatttatacatatttatgggGGTCCAACTGTGTGTTTGTTAGCTTAATTGTATCTTTACTGGAATCATTTGCTCGCATAAtggatttaattttattgttgattaattacattcaattcaattccagTTTAATGCGATTCGTTATTGTTTGACACTTTTTCTGATCATTCTCAAATCGAttacaaacgaaacgaaacgaacccgctgctgcagaatgcgacattatttattattctgcACTGCCTTGtagttatttttattggccGACCGACTGGCTGGGTGTTTGCTTAACTAATGATCCATTAGGAAGTGTccacgagagcgagagccacgGCACGTCGAATCGCCAACAAAACGCACCCGAAACGAGGGGCAAGAAGGGGCAACGACGTGGCAGAGCGGGTGTGGAGGGGAGCGGGAGAAACCTTTACTCCAAAGATTGGTCAATAGTTGTGTCATGTGTAGCTGGTTGGCATTTACTGCCCGCTAAGGAGGATAGGCATctggcaacaaatttgttggcacaagtaaaatgccaaaaatggcATCAATAACAGAGATTTATAGATTCCACAATTGAATGGCTCTCAAGCTGAGGATTGAGGGTTGAGGAGCCATGGGAGTGGCTATAATACAGATTGAATGCTGGATAAATATGATTGATTTGTAACGTGTAAGAGATACGTTtttggggcgtggcagggGCACTTTTTCTGTCCAGAGTTTAGGTAGAAAAGCAGCGAAATGGAGAGGCAAAGTTTGCTTAGGGTTTCTTGGGtaaagaaatgaaattatagATGTAGATAATTGGCTAGATATCTGTGGGTAAGTGGCTAACATTCTAGCCAGCTGATTTACGACATTGACATTGTAGGTTGGGTCTGAAAATTGCTACAAAGACAGCTCCATTTGTGGCCAAGCCACTTCCTTATTAAGGAATTTACTGACAAGAACTGGCCGCAGGTTGGGTCTTTGcccatatatatttataaagatTTATAGGTTACTCAATTGTTAGCCGAGAAAGTTGCCTGTCATTACCCAAAGCTCTCTTTTCAACATGCAAATTCGTAACACACCTCTCCCcatgcacatttatttctgTCTGCCCATCGACATGCAAGCCCAAGCCCGAATGTTGCACAAGTTGCCATGCAAACCAATTGCTCGACTCGTTTTGGCTGCCACTTTTTATGATAACTTATGAGAGGCTCGCAGAAAAAAACTCACTTCACCAATCGCTTAAGTAGAGTAAATACtccacagaaaacaaaaaacaagcagccCGAAAATAATTGtcatgtgctgtgtgtgcatcGATTGACGATCGTCGATCGTCAAAAGTGTGGCCTTGATTTTAGGCATGCTTTTATGATTGCACACAGCAatgacacacagagagacagaggggaCAGACAGCTCCGAGTATTGCTGCAACAAAAACCCGCATTGGCAATATGCCAATAAACAGTCGTCGTACTTATGCCGTGTGCATAGCTAAATAAATACTTGTCAATGCAAAATCGTCAATCAATTAGCCAAATCGAGCCAACAGACGACGACTCTGTGTATCATAATTGCTGGCATTAGTCGTTGCACGatctgcagcaccagcattAAGGTTAGGCTTTGATGACGTCAAAATTCGATTTAATGTGCCACCAAATCTGCCCGATCATAGTTGTCAAAAGAAATATGCTTTTGGGCTCAGCTGTTCAGCTTTTCAGTGATCTTTGAGCGGcgtgtggaagtggaagcctTTTAATGGCTCCAGTTTTGACAAGACCTGTTATTAAGTAGCATGAGATGCCATAAACTTGAAATTTGTGTAACAAtggtcggtcggttggtcggtGCGCCCTGTAGGTgggctttgctgctgctgcttcgtgtCACTTCCGACAGACATAATGGGTCTCTCGCTGCAGACCCTGAACTTGAGCGGGGAAACCAGTCCCCCCCAGCCAGGAAACCGCCAAAAGGTAGCCCAAGCGTGTTGCTAGATTTTGTTCTTTATGGCTTAATGGGCTGCCTACtagaattttattttgcgGCAGTTGAACGAACTGCCGGAATGGCAGACTCTCCTCTGGTGGGTCGAGCCTTAAGTGGCTGTGCGGGGGCCACTCCTTCCGCTCGATCTTGATCTCGTTCTTGATCGTGGGGAGTGTACCGAAATTCTGTTCACTAATTAAAAACAATCAATAAAAGAGCCGCGCTCCATTACAGCAGGCCGCTGCACGGCGTTTACACACCGCATTATCATTATCTTTGATTAACGCAGTTTAGTACgaaaaataatcatttattATCAAATGAATGGCTGGACGGGGCGGCAGTTATGGCCATTCCTGCGCTATAGGTTTTGTAGCTTTTTGCTTTCCGATCGAAGCTCAAATTAAGTGCTTAGTcaaaaaagcataaaatgtttgcaaaaattTTGGTTTGCAGCTCGaaattttggtattttttgtgtgttttttttgggtcaagcttagatttaatttaatgtggAAAGCACTGCTGCAGACTCCTTAGCcagctgtccgtctgtccgtctgtctgtctgtctgtccgtctgtggTGTGGCTAACCAGTGCTaagcagctgtggctgtggctgtggctgtgggctttggctatggctgtgCCCCTTGAACAAATCGCTTGAGATCTCTGCGGTGC
Encoded here:
- the LOC117895474 gene encoding pollen-specific leucine-rich repeat extensin-like protein 2, whose amino-acid sequence is MLTPCLLLVTVASLGLGTQAIRVDWGTNTGPIAPPPPRTTPQPPQKPYREPAPVWEDQSNDIPNPNPYVYVLPPPSRPRTWAIPAGPYAPPSYNSQPPRVNSINYGQLASSVYSAGVTSVPGLAAQYVPGVGIKYTAIVLPDKLQGKYNAKTKKYKAYEKAGKHASYPWNYLQQLPVEEKALEWQVQLEQQLEEEAARAQQKQALPASSSTTSTTSTTTTTSTSTTTAAPVASSPSPTAAPSEADTDPSSTSTIQPTTIANYKVAHEKSAHLKKLNKQKRLQQLHLELEQQKEKLAKKQQQELQNLLQTS